One stretch of Rathayibacter festucae DSM 15932 DNA includes these proteins:
- a CDS encoding SseB family protein: MPRRNGPPARPSRPGPYRNTAAREALEALVADATAEGVERLLAACLEGSLVVDVTGSQPGGVPHVRVVATTTGEQVLPLFTSTDELRAAVPRQQHPRVQMLVLPGREAFALIRTADFVAVQLDAGSIAQVVARSFIEQSLDAPAP; the protein is encoded by the coding sequence ATGCCACGGAGGAACGGACCCCCTGCCCGCCCGTCGCGACCCGGCCCGTACCGCAACACGGCGGCCCGCGAAGCGCTCGAGGCACTGGTCGCCGACGCGACCGCGGAGGGGGTCGAGCGCCTCCTTGCCGCCTGCCTCGAGGGCTCGCTCGTCGTCGATGTGACCGGCTCGCAGCCCGGTGGCGTGCCGCACGTGCGCGTGGTCGCGACGACCACCGGCGAGCAGGTCCTCCCGCTGTTCACCTCGACCGACGAGCTGCGCGCCGCCGTCCCCCGGCAGCAGCACCCGCGCGTGCAGATGCTGGTCCTGCCCGGCCGCGAGGCGTTCGCGCTGATCCGCACCGCCGACTTCGTCGCCGTGCAGCTCGACGCCGGCTCGATCGCCCAGGTCGTCGCCCGGTCGTTCATCGAGCAGTCCCTCGACGCCCCGGCACCGTAG
- a CDS encoding HAD hydrolase-like protein, producing MSDTTLAPDAQPGIEATWSCILFDLDGTITDSAPGITGTLVDTFVELGRPVPTPVELLAYVGPPLLDAFRELGGMSVDEAQAALVVYRRRYNAGGLFDSSVYPGLPELLAGIAAAGIPLSLATSKPESAARRVLEHYGLAQHFTIICGASEDEVRSAKADVVEEALRRLREIGVDLSTPVMVGDREHDVHGAAAHGVPTIMVEWGYGSPLEAVGTIAVASGADELRALLLP from the coding sequence ATGTCCGACACCACTCTCGCGCCCGACGCGCAGCCCGGCATCGAGGCGACCTGGAGCTGCATCCTCTTCGACCTCGACGGCACGATCACCGACTCCGCGCCCGGCATCACCGGCACCCTCGTCGACACCTTCGTCGAGCTCGGCCGCCCGGTGCCCACCCCCGTCGAGCTGCTCGCCTACGTCGGGCCGCCGCTGCTCGACGCGTTCCGCGAGCTCGGCGGGATGAGCGTCGACGAGGCGCAGGCCGCCCTCGTCGTCTACCGCCGCCGCTACAACGCGGGCGGCCTCTTCGACTCCAGCGTCTACCCCGGTCTGCCGGAGCTGCTGGCGGGCATCGCCGCTGCCGGCATCCCGCTCTCGCTCGCCACCTCGAAGCCGGAGTCCGCCGCGCGCCGGGTCCTCGAGCACTACGGCCTCGCGCAGCACTTCACGATCATCTGCGGAGCCTCCGAGGACGAGGTCCGCAGCGCGAAGGCGGACGTCGTCGAGGAGGCGCTGCGCCGCCTCCGCGAGATCGGCGTCGACCTCTCCACGCCGGTCATGGTCGGCGACCGCGAGCACGACGTGCACGGTGCCGCCGCGCACGGGGTGCCGACGATCATGGTCGAGTGGGGCTACGGCTCCCCGCTCGAGGCGGTCGGCACCATCGCGGTGGCCTCGGGCGCGGACGAGCTGCGAGCGCTCCTGCTGCCCTGA
- a CDS encoding LysM peptidoglycan-binding domain-containing protein, with protein sequence MRARVLGGALLALVAAGVLTGCSAPAPAPTVTVFATATPTPDPTVTAALPQSTATVFVPVPEATVTFTPNDVPVIPETAFAVDNGAVPGATGEPATNGAGEIITYTVVAGDSFFDIAQRFGIPVQQLLRMNPGVAGAGEAVYIGNVINLDANSLG encoded by the coding sequence ATGCGCGCACGAGTTCTGGGAGGCGCACTGCTCGCGCTGGTGGCCGCGGGGGTGCTCACCGGCTGCTCCGCGCCGGCTCCGGCGCCCACGGTGACGGTCTTCGCCACGGCGACGCCGACGCCTGATCCGACCGTCACGGCCGCGCTCCCGCAGTCGACCGCCACGGTCTTCGTGCCGGTGCCGGAGGCGACCGTCACCTTCACTCCGAACGACGTCCCGGTGATCCCGGAGACGGCCTTCGCTGTCGACAACGGCGCGGTCCCCGGAGCGACCGGCGAGCCGGCCACGAACGGCGCAGGGGAGATCATCACCTACACCGTGGTCGCGGGCGACTCGTTCTTCGACATCGCCCAGCGCTTCGGGATCCCCGTGCAGCAGCTGCTGCGGATGAACCCGGGGGTCGCCGGCGCGGGCGAGGCGGTCTACATCGGCAACGTCATCAACCTCGACGCGAACTCCCTGGGCTGA